Proteins encoded within one genomic window of Nitrospina gracilis 3/211:
- the nuoL gene encoding NADH-quinone oxidoreductase subunit L — translation MYSIAWLILLFPLLGFLILSWFGSRLPKTWVGWGGSGTIGAAFGVVLLIFASMAGGEGDPGGSVEVLYHWIESEKFTLDLAILVDRLSIFMLLVVTGVGFVIHVYSIGYMREDPEYARFFSYMNLFIFSMSVLVLAADFFFLIVGWALVGLASYLLIGFWTEKRSAVLAARKAFVMNVIGDVGMVIAAFMIFERFGSLSYTEVFQQTQSGFIPNEGTILMITLLLLVGAFAKSAQLPLHTWLPDAMEGPTPVSALIHAATMVTAGVYLVARCNSLYTLAPWVMYFVAFVGAATAIFAGTIALTQYDIKRVIAYSTMSQIGYMFLAVGVGVFSAGMFHLMTHAFFKALLFLGAGSVIHALNDEQDIRKMGGLARSMPITFGTFLIASLALTGFPLTAGFYSKEAIIMHSWFAEEYGNWFFWLMAVAATGLTGFYTFRLFFYTFLGNLRHPTAHPHESPLVMTGPLLILAVFSLLGGAFGHSVDTFLAPVFGGAVPVHHENIVLETAPLVVALVGILGAVGLFMTGSGQLGFLQQVLAPVHDLLYNKYYVDEIYDLLIVKPVKAIGKFLEERAEKFGIDFSVDQVGEQMREVSRQISIWQSGNVRLYALNMVAGMITVLLFVIFL, via the coding sequence TTGTATTCGATCGCCTGGCTCATACTGCTGTTTCCGCTTCTCGGGTTTCTGATCCTGAGCTGGTTCGGTTCGCGCCTGCCTAAAACCTGGGTGGGGTGGGGTGGAAGCGGCACCATCGGCGCGGCCTTCGGCGTGGTGCTGCTGATTTTCGCCAGCATGGCCGGGGGCGAGGGCGATCCCGGCGGCTCGGTCGAGGTCCTTTACCACTGGATCGAGTCGGAAAAGTTCACGCTCGACCTCGCTATTCTGGTGGACCGCCTGTCCATCTTCATGTTGCTGGTGGTGACGGGAGTTGGTTTTGTCATCCATGTCTATTCCATCGGCTACATGCGCGAAGACCCGGAATACGCCCGCTTCTTTTCGTACATGAACCTGTTCATCTTCTCGATGTCGGTGCTGGTTCTGGCGGCGGACTTTTTCTTCCTCATCGTCGGCTGGGCGCTGGTGGGTCTCGCTTCGTACCTGTTGATCGGCTTCTGGACGGAAAAACGTTCGGCGGTCCTTGCGGCGCGCAAGGCGTTTGTCATGAACGTCATCGGCGACGTCGGTATGGTCATCGCCGCGTTCATGATTTTCGAGCGCTTCGGTTCGCTCAGCTACACGGAAGTGTTTCAGCAGACGCAGTCCGGGTTCATTCCGAACGAAGGGACGATCCTGATGATCACCCTTCTGTTGTTGGTAGGGGCATTCGCCAAGTCGGCGCAGTTGCCGCTCCATACATGGTTGCCGGACGCGATGGAAGGTCCCACGCCGGTCAGCGCGCTCATCCATGCGGCGACGATGGTCACCGCGGGCGTGTACCTTGTGGCGCGGTGCAACTCCCTCTATACGCTGGCGCCGTGGGTCATGTATTTCGTCGCCTTTGTCGGAGCGGCAACGGCAATCTTTGCGGGAACCATCGCGCTGACACAATACGACATCAAGCGCGTCATCGCCTATTCCACCATGAGCCAGATCGGTTACATGTTTCTTGCGGTGGGCGTGGGCGTGTTCAGTGCCGGCATGTTTCACCTGATGACCCACGCCTTTTTCAAAGCGCTTTTGTTTCTCGGTGCCGGCAGTGTCATCCATGCCCTCAACGACGAGCAGGACATCCGCAAAATGGGTGGATTGGCCCGCTCCATGCCTATCACCTTCGGCACGTTTCTAATCGCATCGCTTGCCCTCACCGGATTCCCGCTGACCGCCGGGTTTTACAGTAAAGAGGCCATCATCATGCATTCGTGGTTCGCCGAAGAATACGGCAACTGGTTTTTCTGGCTGATGGCTGTAGCGGCGACGGGCCTGACGGGTTTTTACACGTTCCGCCTGTTCTTCTATACGTTCTTGGGCAATCTCCGCCATCCCACCGCGCATCCGCACGAGTCGCCTCTGGTGATGACGGGACCACTGTTGATCCTCGCAGTGTTTTCCCTGTTGGGCGGCGCCTTCGGCCATTCGGTCGATACGTTTCTCGCGCCGGTATTCGGCGGTGCGGTGCCAGTGCACCACGAAAACATCGTCCTCGAAACGGCACCACTTGTGGTGGCCCTGGTCGGCATCCTGGGCGCGGTGGGCCTGTTCATGACGGGAAGCGGCCAGTTGGGATTCCTGCAGCAGGTGCTGGCCCCGGTGCACGACCTGCTTTACAACAAATATTATGTCGATGAGATTTACGATCTGTTGATCGTCAAACCGGTCAAGGCCATAGGCAAGTTTTTGGAGGAACGGGCGGAGAAATTCGGCATTGATTTCTCGGTCGATCAGGTGGGCGAACAGATGCGTGAAGTGAGCCGCCAGATCAGCATCTGGCAGTCCGGCAACGTCCGGCTCTATGCGCTAAACATGGTGGCGGGGATGATCACCGTCCTCCTGTTCGTGATTTTTCTGTAA
- the nuoK gene encoding NADH-quinone oxidoreductase subunit NuoK: protein MESEFVLIVSAAIFSIGAVGFVIRKNPLVMFMSVELMLNAVNFLLVGYSRELQSLDGQIFALIIMTVAAAEVVVGLAIILTIFRTRHDLNVDHIDVLKG, encoded by the coding sequence ATGGAAAGCGAATTCGTCCTGATTGTCAGCGCCGCCATTTTTTCGATTGGCGCAGTGGGGTTTGTCATCCGCAAGAACCCGCTGGTCATGTTCATGTCGGTGGAGCTGATGCTGAACGCCGTGAACTTTTTGCTGGTCGGTTACTCGCGCGAGTTGCAGTCGCTGGACGGACAAATCTTCGCCCTGATCATCATGACCGTTGCCGCCGCGGAGGTTGTGGTGGGGCTCGCCATCATTCTGACCATTTTCCGGACGCGCCACGATCTCAATGTGGACCATATCGATGTGCTGAAAGGATAA
- a CDS encoding NADH-quinone oxidoreductase subunit J — MMEMLEQALNFNLPREVVFDLFYQTVIFVVGMTAVLASLGVILCTNPIYSALFLIGNMVCLAMLFLLYSAEFLAAVQVVVYAGAVMILFLFIIALLGAHKEKPELNLQAMAGFAFVGALFCELLMTLRIGANRPVTGNITPEVLKEVGSAKAIGIELFSNHIVPFELASILLLVATVGIITLAKFHYRPVRKRSR, encoded by the coding sequence GTGATGGAAATGCTGGAGCAGGCGTTGAATTTCAACCTGCCGCGGGAAGTTGTATTTGATCTGTTTTACCAGACGGTGATCTTTGTCGTCGGCATGACTGCCGTGCTGGCTTCGTTGGGGGTCATCCTCTGCACCAACCCCATTTATTCCGCACTGTTTCTTATCGGCAACATGGTGTGCCTGGCGATGCTGTTTCTTCTATACAGTGCGGAGTTCCTCGCGGCCGTGCAGGTTGTGGTGTACGCGGGCGCGGTGATGATCTTATTTCTCTTCATCATAGCCCTGTTGGGCGCCCATAAGGAAAAGCCGGAATTGAACCTGCAGGCCATGGCCGGGTTCGCGTTTGTCGGCGCGTTGTTCTGCGAATTGTTGATGACGTTGCGTATCGGCGCCAACCGCCCCGTCACCGGCAACATCACCCCGGAAGTGCTGAAGGAAGTCGGTTCCGCCAAAGCCATCGGCATCGAATTGTTTTCGAACCATATCGTTCCGTTCGAACTGGCGTCAATTCTGCTCCTGGTCGCCACGGTGGGCATCATCACCCTGGCCAAGTTCCATTATCGTCCCGTGAGAAAGCGCTCGAGGTAA
- a CDS encoding NuoI/complex I 23 kDa subunit family protein: MLQTVFNGAKNLLIGMGVTFRNMVSKPTTFSYPEVKRTMPERYRGRHFLNKDEEGYEKCIGCSLCSVNCPVGCIHVVAAENDPENPKSKGERYAEVYEINLLRCIYCGFCEEACPVDAVVLREHYELADYDRRNYIATKEDLLVYPEPNQFRVNFLGNTSVVNKK; encoded by the coding sequence ATGCTACAAACCGTATTCAATGGAGCCAAAAACCTGTTGATCGGTATGGGAGTCACCTTTCGCAATATGGTGTCGAAACCCACGACGTTCAGCTATCCGGAAGTGAAACGGACCATGCCGGAGCGTTACCGCGGGCGGCACTTCCTGAACAAGGACGAGGAAGGTTACGAGAAGTGCATCGGGTGCAGTTTGTGTTCCGTCAACTGCCCCGTCGGGTGCATCCATGTTGTCGCCGCGGAGAACGATCCAGAAAATCCAAAGTCAAAAGGAGAGCGTTACGCGGAGGTGTACGAGATCAACCTCCTGCGCTGCATCTACTGCGGGTTCTGCGAGGAGGCGTGCCCGGTGGACGCGGTGGTTCTCCGCGAGCACTACGAATTGGCCGATTACGACCGCCGGAATTACATTGCGACCAAGGAAGACCTGTTGGTGTACCCGGAACCCAATCAGTTCCGTGTGAACTTTCTGGGCAATACCAGCGTGGTGAACAAGAAGTAG
- the nuoH gene encoding NADH-quinone oxidoreductase subunit NuoH yields the protein MIDGITEFLASYAYLWIGIIKAVIIVIGLLTTVPGLVWLERRLMGRFQVRLGPNRVGPFGLAQGIADSIKLLFKEEIIHKSADRFLFLLAPSIVVFTAIVTFSAVPFGESFTIFGQEIGMWGANLNIGILFIFAISSMGIYGIVLAGLSSNNKYSLMGGLRSSAQMISYELTLGLAALSVIIMSGSLSLIDIVNDQATLPNIVTQPLAFLLFFIAGVAETNRAPFDLPEAEQELVAGFFTEYSGMKFAMFFLGEYVNMITMSALITLLFLGGWHAYVLPDIPFVWFALKVFLLLCVFIWLRSTFPRIRYDRLMAFGWKFLLPLSLVNMLVYSFIKVSTL from the coding sequence TTGATCGACGGCATCACTGAGTTTCTGGCGTCCTACGCCTACTTGTGGATCGGGATCATCAAGGCGGTGATCATCGTGATCGGTCTGTTGACCACGGTTCCAGGCCTTGTCTGGCTGGAGCGGCGGCTGATGGGACGCTTCCAGGTGCGGCTGGGACCGAACCGCGTTGGGCCTTTCGGTCTGGCACAAGGAATTGCCGACTCGATCAAACTGCTCTTTAAGGAAGAGATCATTCACAAGTCCGCGGACCGGTTTCTGTTTCTGCTCGCGCCATCGATTGTGGTGTTCACGGCGATCGTCACGTTTTCGGCGGTCCCGTTTGGTGAAAGCTTCACGATCTTCGGGCAGGAAATCGGCATGTGGGGGGCGAACCTGAACATCGGCATCCTGTTCATCTTCGCCATCTCGTCGATGGGTATTTACGGCATCGTGCTTGCCGGCCTTTCGTCGAACAACAAGTATTCGCTGATGGGCGGACTGCGCTCGTCGGCGCAGATGATCAGTTACGAACTGACGCTGGGCCTGGCCGCACTGAGCGTCATCATCATGAGCGGGTCGCTGAGCCTCATCGATATTGTGAACGACCAGGCCACACTGCCGAACATCGTGACCCAGCCGCTGGCGTTTCTTTTGTTTTTCATTGCCGGTGTGGCGGAGACCAATCGCGCCCCGTTCGACCTGCCGGAAGCGGAGCAGGAACTGGTGGCGGGGTTCTTCACCGAGTACTCGGGCATGAAATTCGCCATGTTTTTTCTTGGCGAATACGTGAACATGATCACCATGAGCGCGCTCATCACCCTGCTGTTTCTGGGTGGCTGGCACGCATACGTTCTGCCGGACATTCCGTTCGTCTGGTTCGCGCTTAAAGTGTTTTTACTGCTGTGCGTGTTCATCTGGTTGCGGTCCACGTTTCCGCGCATCCGTTATGACCGGCTCATGGCGTTCGGCTGGAAGTTTCTTTTGCCGTTGTCGCTTGTGAACATGCTGGTGTACAGCTTTATTAAAGTCAGCACTCTTTGA
- a CDS encoding molybdopterin-dependent oxidoreductase, with amino-acid sequence METKTAQDTVTLTIDDKVVTVPKGMVVVDAAKTVDIEIPIFCYHEKLGPFGCCRMCMVEVEKMPKLATACTLQVSEGMVVRTNTPKVEKAQQGVLEFTLLNHPLDCPVCDKGGECPLQDNTFKFGPPDTRMQFERYNRDKATPLSPVITIDRERCIACQRCTRYSDIIEKDQALVMRHRGFQNRVSTFNDRPYDTRFSGNVIDICPVGALTNTEFRFTARSWDLDNTKTLCAHCACNCNMILGTRLNELRRVTTPESPNDAVDDGWICDKARWGHDFTKSKNRIAKVRKKGLHDPISAQDACREVAEKLKQTVEAHGPSSVGFIGSGYGLNEELYLYQKLFREQLGTNNIDHKTYLDTPGLPVPNFDMLDIESSKLIVVIASDPTEELPILDLRLKKAVTQLGVEMVVLNDQATLMDKYATLSLRYDVASDGALFAALNSALSGTAPASDVEKQTGIAADRIGALADKIRASQKTTVVFNPSALTGTSIHTLKQMLKTMGALPDTSVGAMPAAPVTNALGAMDMGVLPDCYPGGLDLSQAEAIREKWGENAPLEPGLTALQMIEKAASGELKALVVFRTNPLLNFPGGNKVKQALEKLDLLVVHDMMETETAAMADYVIPSNGPGYDEGTTTSLAARVQMRKRGLTTDNPSDWKLVTTMAKALGADWKHKTVWEVTQEIAEKVNGYSEIRQKTIRKAGHKRQPVAAVNGTAPAGETQVASGSGDAFKLRVSEVLFCHDKVLDAESRLAHQFQPSTVHLNKADADRLGLKAEQEVTVSGNGHEVKAEVVISNRCNPGSVVLPRVSDEQRVAGLMEPGQTVAWVQIKK; translated from the coding sequence ATGGAAACCAAGACTGCACAGGATACCGTCACGCTGACCATCGACGACAAGGTGGTTACCGTTCCCAAGGGCATGGTGGTGGTGGACGCGGCGAAGACCGTGGACATCGAAATCCCCATCTTCTGCTACCACGAAAAGCTTGGGCCGTTCGGCTGTTGCCGTATGTGTATGGTGGAAGTGGAGAAGATGCCCAAACTCGCCACCGCCTGCACCCTCCAGGTAAGCGAAGGCATGGTGGTGCGCACCAACACGCCGAAGGTGGAGAAAGCCCAGCAGGGCGTGCTCGAGTTCACCCTGCTCAACCATCCGCTGGACTGCCCGGTGTGCGACAAGGGCGGCGAGTGTCCCCTGCAGGACAACACGTTCAAGTTCGGCCCGCCGGACACGCGCATGCAGTTTGAGCGTTACAACCGCGACAAGGCGACGCCCTTGTCTCCCGTCATCACCATCGACCGCGAACGATGCATCGCCTGCCAGCGGTGCACGCGCTACAGCGACATCATCGAAAAAGACCAGGCGCTGGTCATGCGTCACCGTGGATTCCAGAACCGCGTTTCGACGTTCAACGACCGGCCCTACGACACACGCTTTTCCGGCAACGTCATCGACATCTGTCCCGTCGGCGCGTTGACCAATACGGAATTCCGTTTCACCGCGCGGTCGTGGGACCTGGACAACACCAAGACGCTCTGCGCGCACTGCGCCTGCAACTGCAACATGATCTTGGGCACGCGGCTCAACGAACTGCGCCGTGTCACCACGCCGGAGTCGCCGAACGATGCGGTGGACGACGGCTGGATCTGCGACAAGGCTCGGTGGGGGCACGATTTCACCAAAAGCAAAAACCGCATCGCCAAGGTACGGAAAAAAGGCCTGCACGATCCCATTTCAGCGCAGGACGCCTGCCGCGAGGTGGCGGAGAAACTGAAACAGACCGTCGAGGCGCACGGACCCAGCAGCGTCGGCTTCATCGGTTCCGGTTACGGCCTGAACGAGGAACTGTACCTGTATCAGAAATTATTCCGCGAACAGTTGGGCACCAACAACATCGATCACAAAACCTATTTGGACACGCCGGGCCTGCCGGTGCCGAACTTCGATATGCTGGACATCGAGTCGAGCAAGCTCATTGTCGTGATCGCCAGCGACCCGACGGAAGAACTGCCGATCCTCGATCTGCGGCTGAAAAAAGCCGTCACGCAACTGGGTGTCGAGATGGTGGTACTGAACGATCAGGCGACGTTGATGGACAAATATGCAACATTGTCCCTGCGCTACGACGTTGCCTCCGACGGTGCGCTGTTCGCCGCGTTGAACTCGGCGTTGAGCGGCACGGCTCCCGCAAGTGATGTTGAAAAGCAGACGGGGATTGCAGCCGACCGCATCGGCGCGCTGGCGGATAAAATCCGCGCCAGCCAGAAGACCACGGTGGTGTTCAACCCGTCGGCGCTAACGGGGACGTCCATCCACACACTCAAACAAATGCTGAAAACGATGGGCGCATTGCCGGATACCTCGGTCGGGGCCATGCCCGCCGCGCCGGTGACCAACGCGCTGGGGGCGATGGACATGGGCGTGCTTCCGGATTGTTATCCCGGCGGACTCGACCTGTCGCAGGCCGAGGCCATCCGCGAAAAGTGGGGCGAGAACGCTCCGCTGGAACCGGGACTCACGGCCTTGCAGATGATCGAAAAGGCGGCGTCCGGCGAACTGAAGGCGCTGGTGGTTTTCCGCACCAACCCGCTGCTCAATTTCCCCGGTGGGAACAAGGTCAAGCAGGCGCTGGAAAAACTCGACCTGCTCGTCGTGCATGACATGATGGAAACGGAAACCGCGGCAATGGCCGACTACGTCATTCCGTCCAACGGTCCCGGCTACGACGAAGGCACGACCACGAGCCTCGCCGCGCGGGTGCAGATGCGCAAGCGCGGTCTCACCACGGACAATCCGTCCGACTGGAAGCTCGTCACCACCATGGCGAAAGCGCTGGGCGCGGACTGGAAACACAAGACGGTGTGGGAAGTCACGCAGGAGATCGCGGAAAAAGTGAACGGTTATTCCGAGATCCGGCAGAAGACGATTCGCAAAGCCGGGCACAAGCGCCAGCCCGTCGCCGCCGTCAATGGCACCGCACCGGCAGGCGAGACGCAGGTTGCAAGTGGTTCCGGCGACGCCTTCAAGTTGCGCGTCTCGGAAGTGCTGTTCTGCCATGACAAGGTTCTCGATGCGGAATCCCGGCTCGCGCACCAGTTTCAGCCGTCCACGGTTCACCTGAATAAAGCCGACGCCGACCGGCTGGGTCTCAAGGCCGAGCAGGAGGTCACGGTGTCCGGTAACGGTCACGAGGTGAAGGCCGAGGTGGTGATCTCCAACCGGTGCAATCCGGGTTCGGTGGTCCTGCCGCGTGTTTCCGACGAACAGCGTGTGGCCGGCCTCATGGAGCCGGGACAGACGGTAGCCTGGGTGCAGATTAAAAAGTAA
- the nuoF gene encoding NADH-quinone oxidoreductase subunit NuoF, with protein MQEPVLILMKDIDTPNLTTIDVYEKTLGGYQSLKKLFQTPPEEIVEMVKASGLRGRGGAGFPTGLKWSFLAKDVFPRYLCCNADESEPGTCKDRELLMKNPHLLIEGMIICSYACKINTAYNYMRGEFAELADIFDKAVEEAYARGYLGKNIMGSGFDLDIHSHLGAGAYICGEESALLTSLEGCRGEPRLKPPFPAVEGLYSKPTVVNNVETLCAVPYIFNNGPEAYAAIGTEKSKGTKMVSVSGHVNKPGNYEVPMGTPTREIIDKWAGGMRNGNKLKAFIPGGSSVPILPADKADVPYDYESLMEAGSMLGSGALIVMDETVNVVEETLRLAYFYMHESCGKCTPCREGTRWMHQILSEIIHKQGKPNQVELLNDICDNMAFKCFCPLGDAAVGPVASSIQYFREDYEALIESLKTADAVG; from the coding sequence ATGCAAGAACCCGTACTCATTTTAATGAAGGACATCGACACGCCCAACCTCACGACGATCGATGTGTATGAAAAGACGCTGGGCGGGTACCAGTCCTTGAAGAAACTGTTCCAGACTCCGCCCGAAGAGATCGTCGAGATGGTCAAGGCGTCGGGCCTGCGCGGGCGGGGCGGTGCGGGGTTTCCGACGGGCCTCAAGTGGTCGTTTCTGGCGAAGGACGTGTTTCCCCGCTACCTCTGCTGCAATGCGGACGAAAGCGAGCCGGGCACCTGCAAGGACCGCGAACTGCTCATGAAGAACCCGCACCTATTGATCGAGGGTATGATCATCTGCTCGTACGCATGTAAAATCAACACGGCGTACAACTACATGCGCGGCGAGTTTGCGGAACTGGCGGACATTTTCGACAAGGCCGTCGAAGAGGCTTATGCCCGCGGGTATTTGGGCAAGAACATCATGGGGTCGGGATTCGATCTCGACATTCATTCGCACCTCGGCGCGGGGGCGTACATTTGTGGTGAAGAGTCGGCGCTTCTTACGTCTTTGGAAGGGTGCCGCGGCGAGCCGCGTCTCAAGCCGCCGTTCCCGGCGGTGGAAGGCTTGTACAGCAAGCCGACCGTGGTCAACAACGTCGAGACGCTGTGCGCGGTGCCTTACATTTTCAACAACGGACCGGAAGCCTACGCCGCCATCGGCACCGAGAAGAGCAAGGGCACGAAGATGGTCAGCGTGTCCGGTCACGTCAACAAGCCGGGCAACTACGAAGTGCCGATGGGCACGCCGACGCGCGAGATCATCGACAAGTGGGCGGGTGGTATGAGAAACGGTAACAAGCTGAAGGCGTTCATCCCCGGTGGATCGTCGGTGCCCATCCTCCCTGCGGACAAGGCGGATGTGCCTTACGATTACGAGTCGCTGATGGAAGCGGGAAGCATGCTGGGCTCTGGCGCGCTCATCGTCATGGATGAGACGGTCAACGTGGTGGAGGAAACCCTGCGTCTTGCATACTTTTACATGCACGAGTCCTGCGGCAAGTGCACGCCCTGCCGCGAAGGCACGCGCTGGATGCATCAGATCCTGTCCGAGATCATTCACAAGCAGGGCAAGCCCAACCAGGTGGAATTGCTCAACGACATCTGCGACAACATGGCCTTCAAGTGTTTCTGTCCGCTGGGCGACGCGGCGGTGGGGCCGGTGGCCAGCAGCATCCAGTACTTCCGCGAAGATTACGAAGCGCTGATCGAATCCCTGAAAACCGCCGACGCCGTCGGATAA
- the nuoE gene encoding NADH-quinone oxidoreductase subunit NuoE, which yields MFVFTDEAEKKIEKIMAKYPPERKKSAILPLLHLAQDQEGYVTPEAMVEVGRRLDVSPAYVEGVVTFYTMYFTKPVGRNVIRFCHNISCKLNRSDELMQYTAKKLGIQIGETTPDKRFTLLKEECLAACSEAPMMMVNKTYHVNLNETKIDQILETYK from the coding sequence ATGTTCGTGTTCACCGACGAGGCGGAAAAGAAAATCGAAAAGATCATGGCGAAATACCCGCCGGAACGCAAGAAATCCGCCATCCTGCCGTTGTTGCATTTGGCGCAGGATCAGGAAGGGTATGTGACGCCGGAGGCGATGGTGGAAGTCGGCCGAAGGCTCGACGTCTCGCCGGCGTACGTCGAAGGCGTGGTCACGTTCTACACGATGTACTTCACCAAGCCGGTGGGGCGCAATGTCATCCGCTTCTGCCACAACATCAGTTGCAAGCTCAACCGCTCGGATGAGTTGATGCAATACACGGCGAAGAAGCTGGGCATCCAGATCGGTGAAACCACGCCGGATAAGCGGTTCACCCTGTTGAAAGAGGAGTGTCTCGCCGCGTGTTCGGAGGCCCCGATGATGATGGTCAACAAGACCTACCACGTCAACCTCAATGAAACCAAAATCGACCAGATTCTGGAAACGTACAAGTAA